The proteins below are encoded in one region of Spirochaeta lutea:
- the rbr gene encoding rubrerythrin, producing MNSVKGTQTEKNLLTAFAGESQARNRYTYFASQARKEGYVQIAEIFEETANQEKEHAKRFFSFLEGGEVEIVAAFPAGEIKSTAENLEEAAMGENHEWTEMYKEYAETARQEGFSQIAACFEAVRVAERQHEKRYNKLRQNILDGEVFKRKEKVMWSCLNCGYIFEGEQPPAKCPACAHPQAYFELIRENW from the coding sequence ATGAATAGTGTCAAAGGTACCCAGACCGAGAAGAACCTGCTGACGGCTTTCGCCGGAGAAAGCCAGGCACGAAACCGGTATACCTATTTTGCAAGCCAGGCCCGGAAAGAGGGCTACGTGCAGATCGCCGAGATCTTCGAAGAAACGGCCAACCAGGAAAAGGAACATGCCAAGCGCTTCTTCTCCTTCCTGGAGGGGGGCGAGGTTGAGATCGTTGCGGCCTTTCCTGCGGGAGAGATTAAAAGCACCGCCGAAAACCTGGAAGAAGCGGCAATGGGCGAGAACCACGAGTGGACGGAGATGTATAAGGAATACGCCGAAACCGCCCGGCAGGAAGGCTTCTCCCAGATCGCAGCCTGTTTCGAGGCTGTCCGGGTGGCCGAACGCCAGCATGAGAAGCGCTACAATAAACTGCGTCAAAACATCCTGGACGGTGAGGTGTTCAAGCGCAAGGAAAAGGTCATGTGGTCCTGCCTGAACTGCGGTTACATTTTCGAGGGTGAGCAGCCCCCGGCCAAGTGCCCGGCCTGCGCCCATCCCCAAGCCTATTTTGAACTAATCCGCGAGAACTGGTAA